The proteins below are encoded in one region of Candidatus Palauibacter soopunensis:
- a CDS encoding molecular chaperone TorD family protein, protein MELFRALGALLDGPCGENRLIGHLLELGPVPDEPTHNDLFLFQLYPYASAFLGTDGRMGGEARDRVAGFWRALGTTPPEDPDHLRALLGGYAWLVEAQQRGNGKSAQACRDARHAFLWEHLLSWVLPFLTKLRQIAPPFYREWADTLEALLFSESARLGPPTRRPLALREAKPVPDPRRTDGDSFFNALLSPVRSGLVLTRADLARAARDLGLGLRVGERAYILRSMMSQGPRATLDWLACEARDWAHLHDRGGTTAPEVADFWTHRVTATGRLLSDLSADIDVDLDSELSADIQNG, encoded by the coding sequence ATGGAGTTGTTTCGCGCCCTGGGCGCGCTTCTCGATGGTCCGTGCGGGGAGAATCGGCTCATCGGCCACCTCCTCGAGCTGGGCCCGGTGCCGGACGAGCCCACCCACAACGACCTCTTCCTCTTCCAGCTCTATCCGTACGCCTCGGCCTTCCTGGGCACGGACGGCCGCATGGGCGGGGAGGCGCGCGACCGCGTCGCCGGTTTCTGGCGCGCGCTGGGGACGACGCCCCCGGAGGATCCGGACCACCTTCGGGCCCTGCTGGGGGGCTACGCCTGGCTCGTGGAAGCCCAGCAGCGGGGGAACGGCAAGTCTGCCCAGGCCTGTCGCGATGCGCGGCACGCCTTTCTCTGGGAGCACCTGCTCTCGTGGGTCCTCCCCTTTCTCACCAAGCTGCGGCAGATCGCGCCGCCGTTCTACCGGGAGTGGGCCGACACGCTCGAGGCCCTCCTCTTCAGCGAGTCGGCCCGCCTCGGGCCGCCGACGCGACGTCCGCTCGCGCTCCGAGAGGCGAAGCCGGTGCCCGACCCGCGCCGGACCGATGGGGACAGCTTCTTCAACGCCCTTCTGAGCCCGGTTCGCAGCGGACTCGTCCTCACGCGCGCGGACCTCGCCAGGGCCGCGCGCGACCTCGGCCTCGGTCTCCGCGTGGGCGAACGCGCCTACATCCTCCGGTCCATGATGTCGCAGGGGCCGCGCGCGACCCTGGACTGGCTTGCGTGCGAGGCGCGGGACTGGGCGCATCTTCACGACCGCGGGGGGACCACGGCGCCGGAAGTCGCCGATTTCTGGACGCACCGCGTGACCGCGACAGGTCGCCTCCTCAGCGACCTCAGCGCCGACATCGACGTCGACCTCGACTCCGAGCTCAGCGCCGACATACAGAATGGCTGA
- a CDS encoding AI-2E family transporter, with product MADAGGSPPLHPGRFRAVFLLLLVVGISLLFLEMIRTFLTALFLGAILSGLMYPAYRTLCRWFGGREGLASFAAVGLFVILLIGPVTAFLGIVANQAVQVTQTAGPWIDNMQAQLRQPGGLDELLDRIPWLDSLRPYQEQLLQRLGEVAGSVGGLVVDWLADVTTATVKVVFLLLLMLYAMFFFLKDGRGVLHKVLYYLPLSDEDERRMLDRFVSVTRAMVKGTFLIGIVQGALAGLAFWVVGIPSAAFWGTVMAVLSIVPGIGSALVWLPAAIYLLAAGQVAGGIGLILWCGLVVGTLDNLMRPWLVGRDTRMPDLMILLGTLGGLIAFGMAGVLIGPIVAALFITVWELYGESFRDILPATAFGARAPAEADAAELEAEAAAAEAAAPEASPPEAPPEA from the coding sequence ATGGCTGACGCCGGCGGGAGCCCGCCCCTTCATCCGGGGCGTTTCCGCGCCGTCTTCCTCCTCCTTCTCGTCGTCGGGATCAGCCTCCTCTTCCTCGAGATGATCCGGACGTTCCTCACGGCGCTCTTCCTGGGGGCCATCCTCAGCGGCCTCATGTACCCGGCCTACCGCACCCTCTGCCGCTGGTTCGGCGGAAGGGAGGGGCTGGCCTCCTTCGCGGCGGTCGGACTGTTCGTCATTCTCCTCATCGGACCCGTCACGGCGTTCCTCGGCATCGTCGCGAACCAGGCCGTGCAGGTCACCCAAACGGCCGGCCCGTGGATCGACAACATGCAGGCTCAACTGCGGCAACCCGGAGGACTCGACGAACTGCTCGACCGAATCCCCTGGCTGGATTCGCTACGTCCCTACCAGGAGCAGCTTCTCCAGAGGCTGGGCGAAGTCGCGGGGTCCGTCGGCGGTCTGGTGGTCGACTGGCTCGCCGACGTCACGACGGCCACCGTGAAGGTCGTCTTCCTCCTGTTGCTGATGTTGTACGCCATGTTCTTCTTCCTGAAGGACGGCCGCGGCGTGCTGCACAAGGTTCTCTACTACCTCCCTCTGTCCGACGAAGACGAGCGCCGCATGCTCGACCGCTTCGTCTCCGTGACGCGGGCGATGGTGAAGGGGACGTTTCTCATCGGCATCGTGCAGGGCGCGCTGGCCGGGCTCGCCTTCTGGGTGGTGGGGATTCCGTCCGCCGCCTTCTGGGGCACGGTCATGGCGGTCCTGTCGATCGTGCCGGGGATCGGGTCGGCGCTCGTGTGGCTGCCCGCCGCGATCTACCTCCTCGCGGCCGGCCAGGTCGCCGGCGGCATCGGGCTGATCCTGTGGTGCGGCCTCGTGGTGGGGACGCTGGACAACCTCATGCGCCCCTGGCTCGTCGGGCGCGACACCCGGATGCCGGACCTGATGATCCTGCTCGGCACCCTCGGCGGGCTCATCGCCTTCGGCATGGCCGGCGTGCTCATCGGCCCGATCGTCGCGGCGCTCTTCATCACCGTGTGGGAACTCTACGGCGAATCCTTCCGCGACATCCTGCCCGCCACGGCGTTCGGCGCGCGGGCACCCGCGGAGGCCGACGCCGCGGAGCTCGAGGCGGAAGCCGCGGCTGCCGAAGCCGCCGCACCGGAAGCCTCCCCGCCGGAAGCCCCGCCCGAGGCGTAG
- a CDS encoding TIGR00366 family protein, whose translation MSGSPLDRLRESGAALSRVTERWVPDAWVILMLLTVVALLLAVTGGGASIPEAGLAWGAGVWTLLELAMQFSIIMVAAHACASSPPMYRMLDRLAGLPNPERPVQAVALAAGFSMAAGYLNWAFGLVGSALFVPFILKRNPRADVRLVIAAAYMGIGTVWQSGLSSSAPLIMATPGNPLLEPGAGAPVVDRLYPVTETLFHPFNLGYAAVMLLVGLVAAMALHPHRDAVTLTEAEVDEILPAPPPPARAGTTPAERLDRFRGWTLLAAVLLAYPLIHSIVTRGFGASWTINAYNTVFLAVALVLHGRPTSFLRACRHGVASAWGIILQFPFYAGIFGVIQNTNLGSWLGEQFAAVATTRLYPLVVYVYSGIMSMFIPSAGSKWMIEAPYVIPAGEALDVSVMTVLLAYAYGDSAFNLIHPFWALPILAVTRRRFGEILGYAFLLWLATILLGVVTMLVIPIRW comes from the coding sequence ATGAGCGGGAGCCCGCTCGACCGGCTGCGCGAGAGCGGCGCGGCGCTCTCCCGCGTCACGGAGCGCTGGGTGCCGGACGCGTGGGTGATCCTCATGTTGCTCACCGTGGTCGCGCTCCTCCTCGCGGTCACGGGCGGCGGCGCTTCGATCCCGGAGGCGGGGCTGGCGTGGGGCGCCGGCGTCTGGACGCTGCTGGAACTGGCAATGCAGTTCTCGATCATCATGGTGGCGGCCCACGCGTGTGCCTCATCCCCCCCGATGTACCGGATGCTCGACCGCCTCGCGGGCCTCCCGAACCCCGAACGCCCCGTGCAGGCAGTGGCCCTCGCCGCCGGATTCTCGATGGCGGCCGGCTATCTCAACTGGGCGTTCGGGCTCGTAGGGTCGGCGCTCTTCGTCCCGTTCATCCTCAAGCGCAACCCACGGGCCGACGTGCGACTCGTCATCGCCGCGGCGTACATGGGCATCGGGACGGTGTGGCAGAGCGGCCTCTCCAGCTCCGCCCCGCTCATCATGGCCACGCCCGGCAACCCCCTGCTCGAGCCGGGCGCCGGCGCGCCCGTCGTGGACCGTCTCTATCCGGTCACCGAGACCCTCTTCCATCCCTTCAACCTCGGGTACGCCGCCGTCATGCTGCTCGTCGGTCTCGTGGCCGCGATGGCGCTCCACCCGCACCGCGACGCCGTCACCCTCACCGAGGCGGAGGTCGACGAGATCCTCCCCGCGCCACCGCCGCCGGCGCGCGCGGGCACGACGCCGGCCGAGCGCCTCGACCGCTTCCGCGGCTGGACGCTGCTCGCCGCCGTTCTGCTCGCGTATCCCCTCATCCACTCGATCGTCACCCGCGGCTTCGGCGCGAGCTGGACGATCAACGCGTACAACACCGTCTTCCTCGCCGTGGCGCTCGTCCTCCACGGCCGCCCGACGTCGTTTCTGAGGGCCTGCCGCCACGGAGTGGCCTCGGCGTGGGGGATCATCCTTCAGTTCCCCTTCTACGCCGGCATCTTCGGCGTCATCCAGAACACGAACCTGGGAAGCTGGCTCGGCGAGCAGTTCGCCGCGGTTGCCACGACCCGGCTCTACCCCCTCGTGGTCTACGTCTACTCGGGGATCATGAGCATGTTCATCCCGTCGGCGGGCTCGAAGTGGATGATCGAGGCGCCGTACGTGATCCCGGCCGGAGAGGCCCTCGACGTGTCCGTCATGACCGTGCTGCTCGCCTACGCGTACGGAGACTCCGCGTTCAACCTCATCCACCCGTTCTGGGCGCTCCCCATCCTCGCCGTGACGCGGCGGCGCTTCGGGGAAATCCTCGGGTATGCCTTCCTCCTCTGGCTGGCGACGATCCTCCTCGGCGTCGTGACCATGCTCGTGATCCCGATCCGGTGGTGA
- a CDS encoding histidine phosphatase family protein produces MRTLLILRHAKSSWEHPGLRDHDRPLNPRGRRDAPRMGRFLAGQNLVPDRIVSSTAVRARTTAELAAAEFDREVEIETTYDLYGASPDGYIEVAEAAGGTAERLMLVGHNPGITSLVWHLTGAGEYMPTAALAAVELAIEDWSELGSARRGRLIGLWRPKALPPG; encoded by the coding sequence ATGAGGACCCTGCTCATCCTCCGGCACGCGAAGTCCTCCTGGGAACACCCCGGGCTCCGCGACCACGACCGCCCCCTCAATCCCCGCGGCCGCCGCGACGCGCCCCGCATGGGGCGGTTCCTCGCGGGACAGAACCTCGTGCCCGACCGCATCGTGAGTTCGACCGCCGTCCGCGCGCGCACGACGGCAGAACTCGCGGCGGCGGAGTTCGACCGGGAGGTGGAGATCGAGACGACGTACGACCTCTACGGCGCTTCTCCCGACGGCTACATCGAGGTCGCGGAAGCGGCGGGGGGAACGGCGGAGCGCCTCATGCTCGTCGGCCACAACCCCGGCATCACCTCTCTCGTCTGGCACCTGACGGGCGCGGGCGAGTACATGCCGACCGCCGCCCTCGCCGCCGTGGAACTGGCCATCGAAGACTGGTCGGAACTGGGGTCGGCCCGCCGCGGCCGCCTGATCGGCCTCTGGCGCCCCAAGGCGCTCCCTCCCGGCTGA
- a CDS encoding choice-of-anchor V domain-containing protein, giving the protein MSLPGPAAALCAAGLFAMAGIAAVPGEDPGAGPRVASRPSAHMPPHIDGPPPGHTGGFGEPTCATCHFGAPLNEPGSTLEVLGLHGGYRPGQRHPVTIRFESFDMLSAGFQGSFRFADGDRRGAGAGEIRPLDDRVTVVRGENGTEYVQHTGAGATPTDGVVDWTFEWRAPDAETPVVLHLAANSGGGDDSPLDDLVYTLSVTLEPGGR; this is encoded by the coding sequence ATGTCCCTCCCGGGGCCCGCGGCCGCGCTCTGCGCCGCGGGCCTCTTCGCGATGGCCGGGATCGCCGCGGTCCCCGGGGAGGATCCCGGCGCCGGGCCGCGCGTCGCGTCGCGCCCATCGGCACATATGCCACCGCACATCGACGGACCGCCTCCGGGCCACACGGGGGGTTTCGGGGAGCCGACCTGCGCCACCTGTCACTTCGGGGCTCCGCTCAACGAACCGGGGTCCACCCTGGAGGTGCTCGGACTCCACGGGGGCTACCGTCCGGGGCAACGGCATCCCGTGACGATCCGGTTCGAGAGCTTCGACATGCTGTCGGCCGGCTTCCAGGGTTCGTTCCGCTTCGCGGACGGGGACCGGCGCGGCGCCGGGGCCGGCGAGATCCGGCCCCTCGACGACCGGGTCACCGTCGTACGGGGAGAGAACGGCACGGAATACGTCCAGCACACGGGCGCCGGTGCTACGCCGACGGACGGCGTCGTGGACTGGACCTTCGAGTGGCGTGCTCCCGACGCGGAGACGCCGGTCGTGCTCCACCTCGCCGCGAACTCGGGGGGTGGGGACGACTCCCCGCTCGACGACCTCGTCTACACGCTCTCGGTCACGCTGGAGCCCGGCGGACGCTGA
- a CDS encoding SRPBCC domain-containing protein produces MTASADRECRVTRVIPAPLEAVFRAWTEPELIRQWSCPPGATIRDSQVDLVPGGPYRLLIEAEAGTQHTAFGVYREVDAPNRLVYTWDWEEPESAVGETLVTVEFIADGASTEVVVAHEGFPAAEAAEGHRLGWTWSLERLEGLFR; encoded by the coding sequence ATGACCGCTTCCGCCGATCGAGAGTGCCGCGTCACGAGAGTGATCCCCGCGCCTCTGGAGGCCGTGTTCCGCGCCTGGACCGAACCGGAGCTGATCCGGCAGTGGTCCTGCCCTCCGGGCGCGACGATCCGCGACTCGCAGGTCGACCTCGTGCCCGGGGGACCGTACCGCCTTCTCATCGAGGCGGAAGCGGGGACGCAGCATACGGCGTTCGGAGTGTACCGCGAGGTCGATGCCCCGAACCGGCTCGTGTATACGTGGGACTGGGAGGAGCCGGAATCCGCGGTCGGCGAAACGCTCGTCACGGTCGAGTTCATCGCCGACGGAGCGTCGACCGAGGTCGTCGTCGCGCATGAGGGCTTCCCCGCCGCCGAGGCCGCGGAGGGACACCGCCTCGGGTGGACGTGGTCGCTGGAGCGCCTGGAAGGTCTCTTCCGCTGA